Sequence from the Nocardiopsis sp. YSL2 genome:
GTGTCGCCGGCGGCGACGATCCCGCTGAGAAAGGCCCAGATTCCGGGCCAGTCGTCGGAACGCGCGTCTCTGATCTGCATGGCCGCCATCCTGCCGTGCGCCGGGGGCACCGGCAAACGGTATTCGGGCGGTGTCCGTGGCGTGCGCCCCACCGCGTGCACCACAATGGCCTCACCGCCCTGCACCGACCATGGAGACCGGAGACACCGTGCCCCGTCTGAGCCACACCTTCGAGATCACCCCGGTGGCCCGGGAGGTGGTCGGAGAGACGGTCGCCGCCGCGTACGAGGTCGCGCGCTCCTGCCGGTTCGACGGCCGGGGCTGGCTTCTGACACCGGACGAGGCGACCCGCGACCGGTTGGACGAGCACGCCGAGAGCCTCGGCCTGGTCGACCGCGCGGCCGTTCGGAAGGCGCGCCGGGATCGCCGGGAGGCCGCCGAGCGCCTGCGCGGCACCAGCGGCCTCGACCCGGAGGAGATTGAGGCCCTGCGGGTGCGTTCCGCCGTCCTGGCCCTGCAACTGCAGTCCGGCCGCCACCTCGCGCCCCGCACGCACTACCACGTGGCCGAACTCACCGCCGAGGGGGTGCCCCTGGAGCCCGTGTACGCGGAGCAGGGCTGGAGCGGCACCGGAGTGACCGTCCTCGACTGGGACGAGCACGACACGTCGCGGGTGGAGTACGCCATGCCCGACACCGTCGGTTCCGACGCGCCGCCCGTCACCTCGGGAACGGTGACCCACGACGCCGGAGCCGGTCTGCTCACCGCGACCGCCTCGATCCGGTTGCCGGGCCGCGGCGCCTGGCTGCGCTCGGCCGAGGGCTCCCTGACCGTCGACACCCGCGCCTGGTACGCGGCCCTGGCGGGCGAAACCGGAGCCGGTGCGGCCCCGCCCGCCCGGTTGGAGGCCGCCCACCGGCTGGTCGACATCACCGCGTGGCTGTCGCCCTCCCTCACCCCCGACGGACGGTGGTCGGTCGAGGCGGTCCTGGACGCCCGCGGCCGCGGCCCCTTCCGGCCGTTCATGGCGCTGGTCTTCTGGGCGGTGCGGACCTCGTTCCGCCGCGAGGAGAGAGCCGCGGCCAAGCACCCGGACCGGCGCAGGCCGAGCCGGCAGCTGGCCGACGCGGTCCGGGCGTGGGACCGCGTCGCGGCCAACGCCCCGCGCCTGCCGGACTACCTGCGCGAGGTGGCCGAGGCCCTGTCCACGGCACGCCCGAAGGCCTGAGTCGCCCCCGCGAACCCAGGTCGCCCGGACGGCCCTCAGAGCGGTGCTTCAGCCCTGGTCCGCTCCCCAACCGGTGAGGGAGCGCACCCGCAGCTCGGTGAAGCGGGCGGAGTCGCGCTCCGGCGAGAGCAGGCTCCCGACGATCGCGCACACGAACCCGATCGGCACCGCGACCAGCGCCGGATTCTCCATCGGGAACAGCTGGATGTCGATCCAGGCGGGCAGCACCGACATGCTCTCCCCGGTCACCGGGTGGATCCGGCCCGACACCACCGGGGAGAACAGCATCAGCACCAGCGTGGCCGACAGCCCGCCGTAGACCCCCCACTCCACGCCGCGGGTGTTGAAGCGCCGCCAGAACATGGTGAGCACGATGACGGGCAGGTTGGCCGCCGCGGCGATGGCGAAGGCCAGACCGACGAGGAAGGCGACGTTCTGGTTCTGGGCCTGGACCGCCAGCACGATGGCGACCGCCCCGACCAGACAGGCCGAGAAGCGCGCCACGCCCACCTCCTGCGACTCGCGCGGTCGCCCCCACATGAGGATGTGCCCGAACACGTCGTGCGCGATGGAGGAGGACGAGGCCAGGGTGAGGCTGGCGATGACGGCCAGGATGGTCGCCAGGGCCACCGCCGACACCAGCGCCAGCATGACCGCGCCGCCCACCGGCCCGGCGGCCAGCCGTCCCACCTGCTCGGCGAGCAGGGGCACGGCCGTGTTCCCCGAGGCGTCGGCGGCCAGGATGCGCTCGGACCCGACCAGGGCCGCCGCTCCGAAGCCCAGCGCCAGCGTCATGAGGTAGAAGGCGCCGATCATCACGATCGTGCGGTTGACCGACGTGCGCGCCGCGCGGCCGTCCGGGACCGTGTAGAAGCGGATGAGGATGTGCGGCAGGGCGACCGTTCCCAGCACCAGTGCCAGGCCCAGGCTGATGAGGTCGAGCTTGTTGAAGGCGGTCTGGACGGGGTCGCCGGGCACCTCCACGCCCAGGCGCAGGCCGGGCTCCAGGAACGCCGGGCCGTGCCCGCTGGCGTCGGCCGCCGCGCCGAGCAGCGCGCGCGGGTCGAAGGAGAACAGGGACAGCACCAGGGCGGTCAGCAGCCCGGTGACGGTCAGCAGCAGGATCGCCTTGATGATCTGCAGCCACGTGGCCGCCTTCATCCCGCCGTACATGACGTAGACGATCATCAGGACGCCCACCAGGATGATCGCCCCGGTGCGGGCCTGGTCCGCGCCCAGGCCCAGGAACGAGCCGCCGTCGTGCAGCCCGAGCAGGACCGCGACCAGTGCGCCCGCGCCGACCATCTGCGCGACCAGGTAGAACACGCACACCGTGACGGTGGAGACGGAGCACGCCAGGCGGACGCGCATCCGGCGCATCCGGAAGGCGGGCAGGTCGGCCATGGTGAACCGGCCGGTGTTGCGCATCAGCTGGGCCATCGGCAGGACGAGCAGCCAGGCGACCAGGAACCCGATGGAGTAGAGGAAGCCGTCGTATCCCTGCAGGGCGATCATGCCCGCGATGCCCAGGAACGAGGCGGCCGAGAGGTAGTCGCCGGTCAGCGCCAGCCCGTTCTGTGTGCTGGAGAAGCCGCGACCGCCGGCGAAGTAGTCGACCGCGCCGCGTGTGGTGCGCCGCATGCGGATCGAGATGACCAGGGTCACCAGGACGAAGAGCGCGAACAGCGCCAGCGTCCAGGCGTGCGCGGGGCCGAACTGGCCCTCCAGTGCGCTGACGAGGGATTTCGGGGTCGAGGGGGCCGTGGGGATCATCGCCGGGACACCCGCCCGGTGATGGCGCCGTCGTTGCGGGCCCGGTCGCGGATCTCCGCGGCCAGAGGGTCGATGGCGCGCGCGGAGAAACGGCCGAACGCCCACGCCAGCACGAATGTCAGCAGGAACTGGCCGATTCCCAGGAGCAGGGCGACGTTGACGGAATCGGCGACCTGGTAGCTCATCACATCACGCGCATAGGCGGAGAGCAGAAGGTAGGTGAGGTAACTCAAAAGGAACAATGACACCAGAACGGCGACCTGGAGGGCGAACCTCCTTCGCAGTTTCACGAAGCGCGGATCGACCGAGAGGCGCTCCCAGGCGTAGGCCGCGTCGGCCCGTTCCCGACGCCGGACCGAGTCCGACCAGGTCACCTCACCGGGGGCGGCCTCCCCCGGGCCGCCGCCACGGCTTCTGTAGGTTCCCTCCATATACTCGACCACAGCTCTCCCCCAGATTCGAGTCCCGGATTCCGTCCCCCACGGCCTCCGCCCGGCACCGGGGCGCGCCGAGCGGGCGCGGCTTCCCGGTTTTTACGAGGCGGCCGCACGGTCGGACCGCCGTCAGTGCAGATAGGCCACACCATAACCATCCGCCCCCACCCCTGTTCGGCGAATGTGGGAATTCGTGACGCGTGAAGACGATCCGCCGTTCCCAGGGAAACGGGCAAAGGGAACTCGGGGCGAAATTCCCGACACCGGAACACCGCTCGCGACCGGCGGACGCGGGGGCGCCGACACCCCCTTCGGAGCCCCAGGTCATCCCGGGCACACGGGCCGTGCGTGGGCCCAACGACCCTCCGTCTTCGCTAGGCTTCGGGGCGACCCCGAACCCATGACGGAATCCCGGAGCATACCCGGGATGCCGTGTTCGTACACGTGTATGATCAGGGGTCCGCCTGTTCACGCCATACCGAAGGGAAATCCCCGCCGTGGTCACCGAGGTCTTCACGCGCAAGTACTGCGACCCCCACGCCGTCCGCGAGGAGAAGGTCGAGGCGTCTGAGGTCATCCAGTTCGCCTGGGAGGGCGCCATCCGCGAGGTGGACGCCTGCGAGGAGTGCTTCAAGGAGCACCAGGTGAAGCTGGAGCCCCTCGTCGACTACTCGCGCCCGGTCAAGAAGCGCCGCGCCACCAAGAAGGCGGCGGCCGACAACGGCGGTGCCGCCTCCGGCGACGAGTCCGCCGCCCAGTAGGGCCTGAGGGCGTGTTCCGCGGAACACGCCCGAACGGGTGTCGGCGACAACCCCCGGTGGCCGCCGACACCCGCCTGCCGTGGGCCTCAGCCCTGGCTCATCAGGCGCGCGACCTGCCCGCCCCGCCGCGCCTGCTCACCCAGACCCGTCTGGAGCGCCTCGGCGACCGGCAACCGGGCGTGCACGTAGGTGCCGCCCTGCGTCTGCACGGACGCGCCGAAGCGGCGCATGATCCTCAGCATCCCGGTGTTGGCCAGCGTGGTCTCGGCCCGGACCTCGGCCAGGCCCCAGTCCGCGGCGATCACCGTCAGCGCCCGGGTCAGCGCCGTCCCCACCCCGCTCCCCTGCCAGGCGTCCTCCACCAGGAAGGCGATCTCGCCCACGCCCGGGTCGAGCGTGTACATCAGGTGGCCCAGGGCGACCGGCTCCTCCCGGCCCTGCGGGCGCACCGCCAGCGTCAGCCCCCGTTCGGCGTCGCAGAACACCCGGAGCATGTGCGGGCTCAGCTCGCGCATCCCCGCCATGTAGCGGTTGCGCACGGTCTCGTCGGAGCAGCGGCGGTGCAGGTCGCGCAGGGCGGACGCGTCCACCTCGCGCACCTGGCGCAGGGACAGCCCCTGCCCCTGGGATGTGCGGACGACACGGTCGGTGGGCACCGGACCCGTGGAGGGCATGACCGAGCGCACCAGGGCATCGGCCCGGCTCGTCTCGGTCCACGTGAAGGGGCGCGAGGAACGGGCGACCAGGACCCCGCGCAGGGGGCCGACCGGCACCAGCATCGTGGTGCCCGGCGCCGTCTCGTCCGCGCTCTCGGCCCGCGTGAGGTTGGTCCAGCGGGCGTCGTCGGCCCGCAGCAGCTCCGCCAGCGCGTCCGGCAGGCGGTTGGGGTGCGCGCGCAGCCGCGCGGTGAGCAGCAGCGCCCGGGTGACGTCGTCTCCGACCTCGCGCCTCTGGGCGGGAACGGCGGTCACCGTGCCGGCGGGGCAGCGCTCGGACAGCACCCGGACGGCTTCGGTGTGACTGCCGGGGATGTCGACCACGAACTCGTCGACGACACCCGACACGTCCGTGTGGATGGACAGGCCGACGATGTCGCCGCCACAGCCCGCCAGGGCGTCGACCACGCCCGCCAGACCGCCGGGGCGGTCCTCCACCGCGGTCCTGATCCGCCATAGAGCCACTGCGACCTCCTGGGAGGAAGGTGCCCCCGCCGCCGCGGAACCACGCTGTACCGCGACGACGGGACGCGCACCGACGTGAGTCCAGGATCGGGCCGCCGCGTTTCGGCGACGTCAACCCCCCGTTGAGTTCGCGCGCGGGCTCGGTTACCGGCGGATCAACGCGTGCGGTCAGGGTCGGCCGGCGACCAGCTCCCCGTCCTTCCACACCGCCGCCACCTGCGGGACCCCGGGCCGGTAGGCCAGGTACAGGTGGTTGGGCGCCTCCAGCAGGGTCAGGTCGGCGCGGGCCCCCGGCGCCAGGTGGCCCACGTCGGTGCGGCGCAGCGCCCGCGCACCGCCGGCCGTGGCCGCCCAGACGGCCTCGTCGGGGGTCAGGCCCATGTCGCGCACGGCCACCGCGACACAGAAGGCGAGGCTGGAGGTGAAGCAGGACCCGGGATTGCAGTCGCTGGCCAGGGCGACCACGGCCCCGGCGTCCACCAGGGCCCGGGCGTCGGGATAGGGCTGGCGCGTGGAGAAGTCCACCCCCGGGAGCAGGGTGGCGACCGTGGGCTCGGTGCGCTTGGCGGCCTGGGCCAGAGCGTCGACGTCCTCGGGCGCGAGGTAGGTGCAGTGGTCGACCGAGGCGGCCTCCAACTCCACCGCGAGCCGCACACCGGGGCCGTGCCCCAGCTGGTTGCCGTGCACGCGCGGCAGCAGCCCGCGCGCCGTCCCGGCGGTCAGGACGCGCCGGGAGGCCTCCTCGTCGAAGGCGCCGCGTTCACAGAAGACGTCGATCCACCGGGCGTGGGGCGCGCAGGCCTCCAGCATCGGCCCGGTGACGAGGTCGACGTAGCCCTGCGGGTCGTCGGCGTACTCGGGGGCGACCACGTGTGCGCCAAGGAAGGTGACCTCGTCGGTGACCCGCTCGGCCACCGCGAGGCTGCGCTCCTCGTCGGCGACGGTGAGTCCGTACCCGGACTTGACCTCCAGGGTGGTGGTGCCCTGGGCGGCGGCCTCGCGCACCAGACGGCGGGCGCCGTCGAGCAGTTCGGCGTCGGAGGCCTCCCGCGTGGCGGCCACGGTCGTGCGGATACCGCCGGCGGAGTAGGGGCGTCCGCTCATCCGGGCGGCGAACTCACGGCTGCGGTCGCCGGCGAAGACGATGTGCGAGTGGCTGTCGACGAACCCGGGGAGGACGCACCGCCCCGCGGCGTCGATCCGGGCGTCGGCGGCGGGCGCCCGGTCGGAGGGCCCGGTCCAGGCGATCCGGCCGCTCTCGACCACCAGCGCCGCGTTCTCGATCTCGCCGACCGCGCCCCGGCCCAGCGCCGGGTCGTTGGTGACGAGGGTGCCGATGTCGTCGACGAGGATCGTCGAGGGCAGGTCGCTCATCGCAGTAGCTCCTTGATCGCCGTGTCGAGTTCGCCGGCGGTGTCGGGCACCGCCGTGTGGATGCCGTCGCGGACGGTCCACCGGCCGTCGGCCATGACGTGGCGCACGTCCGCGGCGGTGGCCGCGTAGAGCACGGCGTCCGTGCTGTGCGCCGGATCGGCCCCGGCCAGGCGTACGCCGTCCAGGGCGACGTTGACCAGGTCGGCCCGGGCTCCCGGAGTGAGGGTGCCCGCGTCCGGCCAGCCCAGGCTGGCGTGCCCCTGGACGGTGGCCGCGCGCAGCAGGGTGCCGGTGCCCAGGACGCCGCGCCGGTGGGTGCGCAGCCGCTCGTGCAGTTCCACTCCCCTGGCCTCGGCGAACATGTCCAGCTGGGCGTGCTGGTCGGTGCCCAGGCTCAGCGGGGCCGGCACCAGGTCGCCGGTCCGCGGCAGGCCGTCGGCGAGGTCGCGTTCGGTGGTGGGGCACAGGCACACGGTCGCACCGGACCGGCGTACCGCGGCGACGTCGGCGTCGGTCAGGTGGGTGGCGTGCACCAGGCTGGTGCGCTCGGTCAGGGCACCGGAGTCGTCGAGCAGGGCGGTGGGTGTCCGACCGTAGGCGGCCAGGCAGGCCGAGTTCTCCGCGGGCTGCTCGGAGACGTGGACGTGCAGGGGCAGGTCGCGTTCCTCGGCGAAGGCGGCCACGCTAGGGAGGCGGTCGGCGGGGACCGCGCGCACCGAGTGGGCGGCGGCGCCGGGCCGCGCGTGGGCGTCCGCCAGGTCCAGGGCCGCCACACGCTCGGCCCAGGCGTCCACCGAGCCGTCGCCGAACCGCAGTTGCGGTCCGGCGAGCGGGAGGTGCTCGCCGCGGGCGTCCAGGCCACCGGACAGGTAGCACACGTCCAGCAGGGTGAGGCGGACCCCCGCTTCGGCCGCCGCGGCGACCAGGGCACGGCCCATGGCGTTGGGGTCGTCGTAACGGGAGCCGCCGGCACCGTGGTGCAGGTAGTGGAACTCACCCACGCAGGTCACCCCGGACAGCGCCATCTCCGCGTAGGCGGCGCGGGCCAGCCGGTGGTAGCGGTCCGGGTCGAGCCGGTCGGCGGCGCGGTACATGGCCTCGCGCCAGGTCCAGAACGACCCCGAGCCGGTGTGGGTGCGCCCGCGCAGGGCCCGGTGGAAGGCGTGGGAGTGGGCGTTGGCCAGACCCGGCAGGGTCAGGCCCGCGAGGTGCTCCGCCTCCGGGGGACGCGGAACACCGGCCTCGACACGTGAGAGGCGTCCGTCCGCGCCGGTCTCCAGCAGGACACCGTGCTCGGGGGAGCCGCCGCCGGAGCCGGTCCAGGCCCACTCGCACCACAGGCGGCGGGCGGCGGTCACACCGGTCACGACGCCACCGTCCCGGCGGGCCGGGCGAGCAGGTCCTGGAGCACGTCGGCCAGGGCGGTCACACCAGCGTGGCAGTCGTCGGGGCGGGCCCACTCCCCGGGCGAGTGCGACACCCCGGTGGGGTTGCGCACGTAGAGCATCGCGGTGGGCACGTGCGCCGCGAGCACCCCGGCGTCGTGCCCCGCGCCAGTAGGAAGGACAGGCACGGGAGTGTCCGTTGAGGGTGGAAGTCCGCCGCCCCGCGAGGCGCCCCCGGACGATGGTGGGCGACGGGCGGGAAGGACAGGCACGGCAGTGTCCGTTGAGGGTGGAAGTCCGCCGTCCCGCGAAGCGCCCCCGGACGATGGTGGGCGACGGGCGGGAAGGACAGGCACAGCAGTGTCCGTTGAGGGTGGAAGTCCGCCGCCGACCACCGCGGCCAGCCGGTCGCGCAGCTCGTGCGAGAACGAGACCAGCGGCGTGCGGGACTCGTTGGTCATCGCCAGGCCGACACCGTGCTCGCGGGCCGCCTCCTGCGCGGCCTCGCGCACTCCCTCGACCACGGCGCCCAGCGCGTCCTCGTCGGCGGCACGGGCGTCCAGCCAGGCACGCACCAACGAAGGGATGGCGTTGGTGCCGTTGGGGGTGATGAGGGCCTTGGCGACGGTGGCGCGGGCGTCGTGCGCCTCGGCCAGGGACCGGGCGGCCAGGATCGCGTGCGCGAACGGCAGCGTGGGGTCGTTGCGGTCGACCAGGCGGGTGGTCCCGGCGTGGTCGGCGCGACCGGTGAAGTCCATCCGCCACCGCCCGTGCGGCCAGATGGAACTCCCCACGCCCACCGGGTGCGAGGTGTCGGCCAGGGCGCGCCCCTGTTCCACGTGCAGTTCGACGAACGCGTCGAGCAGGCCGAGGGTGTCGGGGTCGGCGCCGAGGCCCAGCGGGTCGAGCCCGGCGTCGGCCATCGCCCGCTCCCAGGTCACCCCGGCGGCGTCGGTGAGGCCCCTGGCCCGTTCGGGCGCGATCTCCCCGGTGGTCAGGCGGCTGCCCAGGCAGGGGACGCCGAAGCGGCCGCCCTCCTCCTCGACGAACACGACCAGGGCCAGCGGGCGCGCGGGGGTCACACCCCGGCGGCGCAGCTCGTCGACGGCCGCCAGGGCCGAGGCCACACCGAGGGGGCCGTCGAAGGCACCCCCGTCGGGAACGCTGTCCAGGTGGGAGCCGGTCGCCACGGCGCCGGGACCGGGCGTGCCCCACCAGGCCCACAGGTTGCCGTTGCGGTCGGTGCGCACGTCCAGGCCGCGGGCCGCGGCCGCCTCGGTGAACCAGGCGCGCGCGTCGGTGTCGGCGCCCGTCCAGGAGAAGCGGTGGTAGCCGCCGCTGTCGGCGTCGCGGCCCACGGGGGCGAGGTCGGCCCAGAGCCGGTCGAAGGCCCCGGAATCGGGGACCGGGTGCGGTGTGCTCACACGTGCTCCCCGCCGCTCTCGCGCATGGGGACGCGGATGCCCTGCGCCTCGGCCACGCGCTCGGCCTCCTCGTAGCCGGCGTCGACGTGCCGGATCACGCCCATGGCGGGGTCGTTGGTGAGCACCCGCTCCAGCTTGGCGGCGGCCAGCTCGGTGCCGTCGGCGACGCTGACCTGGCCCGCGTGCAGGGACCGGCCCATACCGACGCCGCCGCCGTGGTGGATCGACACCCAGGAGGCCCCGGAGGAGGTGTTGACCAGAGCGTTCAGCAGCGGCCAGTCGGCGATCGCGTCCGATCCGTCCTTCATCGCCTCGGTCTCGCGGTAGGGCGAGGCCACCGATCCGGTGTCCAGGTGGTCGCGGCCGATCGCCAGCGGCGCGGAGATCTCCCCCGAGGCGACGAGCTCGTTGAAGCGCTCACCCGCGGCCGCCCGCTCACCCTGGCCGAGCCAGCAGATGCGGGCGGGCAGGCCCTGGAAGGCGACCCGCTCACCCGCCATCCGGATCCACCGGGCGAGGTGGTCGTTGTCGGGGAACAGGTCGAGGACGGCCCGGTCGGTGCGGGCGATGTCGGCGGGGTCACCGGACAGCGCGGCCCACCGGAACGGGCCCTTGCCCTCACAGAACAGGGGGCGGATGTAGGCCGGCACGAAGCCGGGGAAGTCGAAGGCGCGCGCGTAGCCGCCCTCACGCGCCTCGTCGCGGATGGAGTTGCCGTAGTCGAAGACCTCGGCGCCCCCGTCCTGGAAGCCCACCATGGCCTCCACGTGCGCCGCCATGGACGCGCGGGCCCGCAGCGTGAAGTCCTCGGGCTTGGCCGCGGCCAGGGCCTTCCAGTCCTCGAAGGCGACCCCCGCGGGCAGATAGGCCAGGGGGTCGTGGGCGGAGGTCTGGTCGGTGACGATGTCGATCGGCGCGGAGCGGGCGAGCAGGTCGGGGAAGACCTCGGCGGCGTTGCCCAGGACACCGATGGACAGGGCGCGGCGCTCGTCGCGGGCCCGGGCCGCGAGTTCGAGCGCGTGGTCCAGACCGTCGGCCCGCACGTCCAGGTAGCGGTGCTCGATCCGGCGGTCGATACGGCTGGAGTCGCACTCCACGACGATCGCCACGCCGCCGTTCATGGTGACCGCCAGCGGCTGCGCGCCGCCCATGCCGCCCAGGCCCGCGGTGAGGGTGACGGTCCCGGCCAGACTGCCCCCGAACCGCTTGGCGGCCACGGCGGCGAAGGTCTCGTAGGTGCCCTGGAGGATGCCCTGGGTGCCGATGTAGATCCACGACCCCGCGGTCATCTGCCCGTACATGGTCAGGCCCTGGGCCTCCAGGCGGCGGAACTCGGGCCAGTTCGCCCAGTCCCCCACGAGGTTGCTGTTGGCGATGAGCACGCGCGGCGCCCACTCGTGGGTGCGCATGATCCCCACGGGGCGCCCCGACTGCACGAGCAGGGTCTCGTCGCCCTCCAAGTCGCGCAGCGAAGCGGTGATGCGGTCGAAACTGCGCCAGTCGCGGGCGGCCTTGCCGGTGCCGCCGTAGACGACCAGGTCCTCGGGGTGCTCGGCCACCTCGGGGTCGAGGTTGTTGTGGAACATGCGCAGGGCGGCCTCCTGCGGCCAGCCCTTGGCCGACAGGGTGGTGCCGCGGGCGGCGCGGACGGTACGCGGGGTGCTCATGGGCGTCTCCTGGGGTGGTGCGGGCCGAGGGTCAGGACAAAGGGGTGACCGACTCGGCGGCCTCGACGACGGTGCCGTCGGCGACCAGGGCGGCGACGGCGGCGATCTCCGGGGACAGGTGGCGGTCGGGGCCCGGCCCCTGGACGTGCTCGCGCACGGCGCGGACGACGGCTCCGGTCGCCGGCCCGGGTTCCAGCGGCGAGCGCAGGTCCAGTGCCCGGGCGGCGGTGAGCAGCTCCACGGCGAGCACGGTGGTGAGCCCGTCCACGGCGCGGCGCAGCTTGCGCGCGGCCGACCAGCCCATGGACACGTGGTCCTCCTGCATGGCGGAGCTGGGAATGGAGTCGACGCTCGAGGGCACGGCCAGGCGCTTGAGCTCGGAGACGATCGCGGCCTGGGTGTACTGGGCGATCATGTGCCCGGAGTCCACTCCGGGGTCGTCGGCCAGGAAGGCGGGCAGACCGTGGGAGCGGGACACGTCGAGCATCCGGTCGGTGCGCCGCTCGGCGATGGATGCGGTGTCGGCGACCGCGATCGCCAGGAAGTCCAGGACGTAGGCCACGGGCGCGCCGTGGAAGTTGCCGTTGGACTCCACGCGACCGTCGTCCAGGACCACGGGGTTGTCGATCACGCTGTCGAGTTCGCGCCCGGCGACCAGGAGCGCGTGGTCGAGGGTGTCGCGCGCGGCACCGGCGACCTGTGGGGCGCAGCGCAGCGAGTAGGCGTCCTGGACCCGGTGGCAGTCGGGGCCGCGGTGGGAGGCGACGATCGGCGAGTCGGCCAGCAGCGCGGTGAGGTTGGCGGCGGAGGCGGCCTGGCCGGGATGGGGCCGCATCCGCTGGAGTTCGGCGGCGAACACCCGGTCGGTGCCCAGGAGCGCCTCCACGCTCATGGCGGCGGTGATGTCGACGACCTTGAGCAGCCGGGCCAGGTCCTCGCACGCGATGGCCAGCATGCCGAGCATGCCGTCGGTACCGTTGATCAGTGCCAGGCCCTCCTTGGCGCCCAGCTCGACCGGACGGATCCCGGCCGCGTGCAGCGCGGTGTAGGCGGCAACGGGCTCACCGGCGGCGTCGCGGACCCGGCCCTCGCCCATGAGCGCCAGCGCCACGTGCGAGAGCGGCGCCAGGTCTCCGGAGCAGCCCAGGCTGCCGTACTCGTGCACGACCGGCGTGATTCCGGCGTTGAGCAGGGCCGCGAGGGTCTCGACGGTGGTGACCTCCACGCCGGTGTTGCCCGAGGCCAGCGTGCGCAGGCGCAGCAGCATCAGGGCGCGCACGACCTCGCGCTCCACCTCGGGGCCGGCCCCGGCGGCGTGGGAGCGGATCAGCGACCGCTGCAGCCGGGCGCGCAGGTCGGGTGCGATGTGGCGGGTCGCCAGGGCACCGAAGCCGGTACTGACGCCGTAGGCGGGCACCTCGCCCCGGGCCAGGGACTCGACCCGTTCGCGGCCGTGGCGGACGGCCTTGCGGGTCTCCTCGCTGATGGTGACGCGGGCGCCGTTGCGGGCGACGTCGAGGACCTGGGCCGGGGTGAGCGGAGCACCGCCGACGTTGACGGAAGGAACTGCTGTGGACATGCACCCATTCCATCTCCACAGGACCCGCCGAAGAAGCCCGGACACGAGGGTTCCGTCTGGTATTTCAGACACCCCGCTGCGGCACCACCGGCGGGTACGGGTCGGCGGGACGTTGGCCCACCTTGGCCACAGCCCGGACCTGGGCGGACGTCGTTTTCGTGGAACAATCGAGTATGAGCTTCGTGCCGGCGGCCACACGCGCCATGCGCGTTCTGCGCTTCCTGGCCTCCCGCCCCGGCCCGGTGTCGGCCGCGGCGATCGCCGTGGAACTGGACGTGCCGCGTTCGAGCGTCTACCAGTTGTTGGAGGCGATGGCCCAGGAGGGCTTCGTCACCCACCTGCCCGAGGAGCGCCGCTGGGGCCTGGGGGTGGCGGCGTTCGAGATCGGCT
This genomic interval carries:
- a CDS encoding allantoate amidohydrolase — protein: MSTPHPVPDSGAFDRLWADLAPVGRDADSGGYHRFSWTGADTDARAWFTEAAAARGLDVRTDRNGNLWAWWGTPGPGAVATGSHLDSVPDGGAFDGPLGVASALAAVDELRRRGVTPARPLALVVFVEEEGGRFGVPCLGSRLTTGEIAPERARGLTDAAGVTWERAMADAGLDPLGLGADPDTLGLLDAFVELHVEQGRALADTSHPVGVGSSIWPHGRWRMDFTGRADHAGTTRLVDRNDPTLPFAHAILAARSLAEAHDARATVAKALITPNGTNAIPSLVRAWLDARAADEDALGAVVEGVREAAQEAAREHGVGLAMTNESRTPLVSFSHELRDRLAAVVGGGLPPSTDTAVPVLPARRPPSSGGASRDGGLPPSTDTAVPVLPARRPPSSGGASRGGGLPPSTDTPVPVLPTGAGHDAGVLAAHVPTAMLYVRNPTGVSHSPGEWARPDDCHAGVTALADVLQDLLARPAGTVAS
- the hutI gene encoding imidazolonepropionase yields the protein MSDLPSTILVDDIGTLVTNDPALGRGAVGEIENAALVVESGRIAWTGPSDRAPAADARIDAAGRCVLPGFVDSHSHIVFAGDRSREFAARMSGRPYSAGGIRTTVAATREASDAELLDGARRLVREAAAQGTTTLEVKSGYGLTVADEERSLAVAERVTDEVTFLGAHVVAPEYADDPQGYVDLVTGPMLEACAPHARWIDVFCERGAFDEEASRRVLTAGTARGLLPRVHGNQLGHGPGVRLAVELEAASVDHCTYLAPEDVDALAQAAKRTEPTVATLLPGVDFSTRQPYPDARALVDAGAVVALASDCNPGSCFTSSLAFCVAVAVRDMGLTPDEAVWAATAGGARALRRTDVGHLAPGARADLTLLEAPNHLYLAYRPGVPQVAAVWKDGELVAGRP
- a CDS encoding DUF485 domain-containing protein, which translates into the protein MVEYMEGTYRSRGGGPGEAAPGEVTWSDSVRRRERADAAYAWERLSVDPRFVKLRRRFALQVAVLVSLFLLSYLTYLLLSAYARDVMSYQVADSVNVALLLGIGQFLLTFVLAWAFGRFSARAIDPLAAEIRDRARNDGAITGRVSRR
- a CDS encoding GNAT family N-acetyltransferase yields the protein MALWRIRTAVEDRPGGLAGVVDALAGCGGDIVGLSIHTDVSGVVDEFVVDIPGSHTEAVRVLSERCPAGTVTAVPAQRREVGDDVTRALLLTARLRAHPNRLPDALAELLRADDARWTNLTRAESADETAPGTTMLVPVGPLRGVLVARSSRPFTWTETSRADALVRSVMPSTGPVPTDRVVRTSQGQGLSLRQVREVDASALRDLHRRCSDETVRNRYMAGMRELSPHMLRVFCDAERGLTLAVRPQGREEPVALGHLMYTLDPGVGEIAFLVEDAWQGSGVGTALTRALTVIAADWGLAEVRAETTLANTGMLRIMRRFGASVQTQGGTYVHARLPVAEALQTGLGEQARRGGQVARLMSQG
- a CDS encoding formimidoylglutamate deiminase, with the translated sequence MTAARRLWCEWAWTGSGGGSPEHGVLLETGADGRLSRVEAGVPRPPEAEHLAGLTLPGLANAHSHAFHRALRGRTHTGSGSFWTWREAMYRAADRLDPDRYHRLARAAYAEMALSGVTCVGEFHYLHHGAGGSRYDDPNAMGRALVAAAAEAGVRLTLLDVCYLSGGLDARGEHLPLAGPQLRFGDGSVDAWAERVAALDLADAHARPGAAAHSVRAVPADRLPSVAAFAEERDLPLHVHVSEQPAENSACLAAYGRTPTALLDDSGALTERTSLVHATHLTDADVAAVRRSGATVCLCPTTERDLADGLPRTGDLVPAPLSLGTDQHAQLDMFAEARGVELHERLRTHRRGVLGTGTLLRAATVQGHASLGWPDAGTLTPGARADLVNVALDGVRLAGADPAHSTDAVLYAATAADVRHVMADGRWTVRDGIHTAVPDTAGELDTAIKELLR
- a CDS encoding cation acetate symporter, which gives rise to MIPTAPSTPKSLVSALEGQFGPAHAWTLALFALFVLVTLVISIRMRRTTRGAVDYFAGGRGFSSTQNGLALTGDYLSAASFLGIAGMIALQGYDGFLYSIGFLVAWLLVLPMAQLMRNTGRFTMADLPAFRMRRMRVRLACSVSTVTVCVFYLVAQMVGAGALVAVLLGLHDGGSFLGLGADQARTGAIILVGVLMIVYVMYGGMKAATWLQIIKAILLLTVTGLLTALVLSLFSFDPRALLGAAADASGHGPAFLEPGLRLGVEVPGDPVQTAFNKLDLISLGLALVLGTVALPHILIRFYTVPDGRAARTSVNRTIVMIGAFYLMTLALGFGAAALVGSERILAADASGNTAVPLLAEQVGRLAAGPVGGAVMLALVSAVALATILAVIASLTLASSSSIAHDVFGHILMWGRPRESQEVGVARFSACLVGAVAIVLAVQAQNQNVAFLVGLAFAIAAAANLPVIVLTMFWRRFNTRGVEWGVYGGLSATLVLMLFSPVVSGRIHPVTGESMSVLPAWIDIQLFPMENPALVAVPIGFVCAIVGSLLSPERDSARFTELRVRSLTGWGADQG